The Sebaldella sp. S0638 genome includes a window with the following:
- a CDS encoding Tn3 family transposase — protein sequence MFPFCLTITLIVFFYKLRKTLIDMGIQIHMYQMKQLKNKSQRKLESLQKNEVKSFNQKVIKFIEIGEILIKAKKEKLNPYKILEQKIGWDNIIFEIEDAKKLAKSKNFSYLNFIDTRYNYLRNYSPDFLKYFEFIPVKSSLELMEAIDVLRLMNNRKSRKLPVNIPVNFLPKKWKDYVIKKDGKICKRHYEMAVLDEINNEIKSGNMAVKGSEQYQNFEHYLINKEEFKITDINNYQLNFPENFQTYIKERKEKLQSQIELLKIKLPTSKTAYGLNGKIYLHKLSSEIPDNTDEFINDIFKKIPQIKLTNMLLEVSKWTNFTNELSHLSNGKKVNESELPILLSTLLALGTNIGLSKMADHTYNISYHQLAYVSQWYLQEDSLRRAIAQLVNFQHHRSLASYWGDGTSSSSDGMRMKVPVSSFHAKYSKHLGFEKGVTVYRAVADQFQSYYTKIINIDSREALHVLDALLSHNTELDIKEHYTDTHGYTDQVFALCHVFGIKFAPRIKGISDLRLFYTDEIDSGVKEYFHRKINFNIIERNFEDILRLVVSIREGRTSSSFILSKLGSYARKNSLAQALRELGRIEKTIYLIEYFLDADLRHRVQKGLNKGEAVNALSRKLNFGQQNEYYEASYIGQTQKSLASDLLINIITVWNTVYMEAAIKELEKEGKNRPDLIPFISPIHWEHINFFGDYSFEMKEEYSLHKLRIIKV from the coding sequence AAACTCTTATTGACATGGGAATTCAAATTCATATGTACCAGATGAAGCAATTAAAAAATAAAAGTCAGAGGAAATTAGAATCTTTACAAAAAAACGAAGTTAAATCTTTCAATCAGAAAGTTATTAAGTTTATTGAGATTGGGGAAATTTTAATTAAAGCCAAAAAAGAAAAATTAAATCCCTATAAAATTTTAGAACAAAAAATTGGATGGGATAATATTATTTTTGAAATAGAAGATGCTAAAAAACTAGCAAAATCAAAAAACTTTAGTTATTTAAATTTTATAGATACTCGATATAATTATTTGCGTAATTATAGTCCTGATTTTCTAAAGTATTTTGAATTCATACCAGTAAAATCGTCTTTAGAATTAATGGAGGCTATAGATGTTCTACGTTTAATGAATAACAGGAAATCAAGGAAATTACCTGTAAATATTCCCGTAAATTTTTTACCTAAAAAATGGAAAGATTATGTTATAAAAAAAGATGGTAAAATTTGTAAAAGGCATTATGAAATGGCAGTTTTAGATGAAATAAATAATGAAATAAAATCTGGAAACATGGCTGTTAAAGGAAGTGAACAATACCAAAATTTTGAACATTATCTTATTAATAAAGAAGAATTTAAAATAACAGATATTAATAATTATCAATTAAATTTTCCTGAAAATTTTCAAACATATATAAAAGAAAGAAAAGAAAAGTTACAAAGTCAGATTGAATTACTTAAAATAAAACTTCCTACTTCAAAAACCGCATATGGACTTAATGGTAAAATCTATTTACACAAATTATCATCAGAAATTCCAGATAATACTGATGAATTTATAAATGATATTTTTAAAAAAATTCCTCAGATAAAATTAACCAATATGTTATTAGAAGTTTCTAAATGGACTAATTTCACTAATGAACTTAGTCATTTATCTAACGGAAAAAAAGTAAACGAAAGTGAATTACCTATTTTACTTAGTACATTACTGGCTTTAGGTACAAATATCGGATTAAGTAAAATGGCAGATCATACATATAACATAAGTTATCATCAATTGGCTTATGTTTCCCAATGGTATCTTCAAGAAGATTCCTTGCGAAGAGCTATAGCTCAGCTTGTTAATTTCCAACATCATCGTTCATTAGCATCCTATTGGGGAGATGGAACAAGTTCATCATCTGATGGTATGAGAATGAAAGTTCCTGTATCATCTTTTCACGCCAAATATAGTAAACATTTAGGCTTTGAAAAAGGAGTAACAGTTTATAGAGCCGTAGCTGATCAGTTTCAATCTTATTATACAAAAATCATTAATATAGATAGTAGAGAAGCTCTACATGTATTAGATGCTCTTCTTTCACATAATACAGAACTTGATATCAAAGAGCATTATACTGATACTCATGGATACACAGATCAGGTATTTGCACTGTGTCATGTATTCGGCATAAAATTCGCTCCTCGAATTAAAGGAATATCAGATCTTAGATTATTTTATACAGATGAAATAGATTCTGGAGTAAAAGAATATTTTCATAGAAAAATAAATTTCAATATTATTGAACGTAACTTTGAAGATATATTACGATTAGTTGTTTCTATACGTGAAGGTAGAACTTCAAGTTCCTTTATTTTAAGCAAATTAGGTTCTTATGCTCGTAAAAATAGCCTTGCTCAAGCTTTAAGGGAATTAGGGAGAATAGAAAAAACAATTTATCTTATTGAATATTTTCTGGATGCGGATCTTCGACATCGTGTCCAAAAAGGTCTAAACAAAGGAGAAGCTGTCAATGCTTTATCACGTAAACTGAATTTTGGTCAACAAAATGAATATTATGAGGCATCTTATATTGGACAAACACAAAAATCTCTTGCTTCAGATTTACTTATTAATATAATTACAGTATGGAATACGGTTTACATGGAAGCTGCAATAAAAGAACTTGAAAAAGAAGGTAAAAATCGTCCCGATTTAATTCCCTTTATATCACCGATACATTGGGAACATATTAATTTTTTTGGAGATTATTCATTTGAAATGAAAGAGGAGTACTCATTGCACAAACTCAGAATTATCAAGGTTTAA
- a CDS encoding ThiF family adenylyltransferase: MSYEFARLEMLIGESGIQKLQESTVAVFGIGGVGSYSAEALARSAIGKIILVDFDKISESNINRQLHSLRSTIGLNKADVMEERIKDINPECNVVKEIDLLKRENIGEFFEKHKPDFVIDAIDMVKAKASLIEYCIQNNIGIISSMGFGNKMFPEMVEICDIYETEACPLARTLRKILKSKGIKKLPVVFSSELPMVPDKSLRYKEEEKTEYFMGEEVPAKITPGSNGFVPPVAGMTAASYVIRKILNIDRSVR, encoded by the coding sequence ATGTCATATGAATTTGCAAGGCTGGAAATGCTTATAGGAGAAAGCGGAATACAAAAATTACAGGAGTCAACGGTGGCAGTTTTTGGAATTGGAGGTGTAGGATCATACTCTGCCGAAGCATTGGCAAGATCAGCCATTGGAAAAATTATACTTGTGGATTTTGATAAAATATCAGAATCTAATATAAACAGACAATTACATTCACTTAGAAGTACAATCGGACTGAACAAGGCAGACGTAATGGAGGAAAGAATAAAGGATATAAATCCTGAATGTAATGTAGTAAAAGAAATTGATCTTCTCAAAAGAGAGAATATAGGGGAATTTTTTGAAAAGCATAAGCCTGACTTTGTCATTGATGCCATAGATATGGTGAAAGCCAAGGCATCACTTATAGAATACTGTATTCAAAATAATATAGGTATTATTTCTTCAATGGGATTCGGTAATAAAATGTTTCCTGAGATGGTGGAAATATGTGATATATATGAAACAGAAGCGTGTCCGCTGGCAAGAACACTGAGAAAAATTTTGAAATCCAAAGGAATAAAGAAACTTCCTGTTGTTTTTTCCAGTGAGCTGCCTATGGTTCCTGATAAGAGTCTGAGATATAAAGAAGAAGAGAAAACAGAATATTTTATGGGAGAAGAAGTTCCGGCAAAGATAACTCCGGGAAGTAACGGCTTTGTACCGCCTGTAGCAGGTATGACTGCTGCATCATATGTAATAAGAAAAATTCTGAATATAGACAGGAGTGTAAGATGA
- a CDS encoding SIMPL domain-containing protein, whose product MKRVQFVLVAVILSLGLIISSAIVSNTIESLKKKDDIVTVKGVADKKVKSDKGILSIVVKSSDKDVNTAVENLKTNTQNIAELIKAEGFEDSELKLENIVSEPVYYFNDRGNQTTRILSYNATQVIVVTTDKVDKLDPLALKLSEDINLAVSEPQYFVTNIEKLKIDLLGEATKNARLRANELLKNNGRSIGGVKTVNQGVFQITGDNTSETSDTGYYDTYSIEKTVRAVISIEYRIE is encoded by the coding sequence ATGAAAAGGGTACAGTTTGTACTGGTAGCTGTGATACTTTCATTAGGTTTGATAATATCTAGTGCAATAGTATCAAATACCATAGAGTCTTTGAAGAAAAAAGACGACATTGTTACTGTAAAAGGAGTAGCAGATAAAAAAGTAAAATCCGATAAAGGAATTTTATCCATAGTTGTTAAGTCAAGCGATAAAGATGTTAATACAGCAGTGGAAAATCTGAAAACAAATACACAAAATATAGCGGAGCTGATAAAAGCAGAAGGTTTCGAGGATTCGGAATTAAAGCTTGAGAATATAGTTTCAGAGCCGGTATATTATTTTAATGACAGAGGTAATCAGACTACAAGAATATTATCGTATAATGCCACTCAGGTAATTGTGGTAACTACTGATAAAGTGGACAAACTGGATCCTTTAGCATTAAAATTATCAGAAGACATTAATCTTGCAGTTTCAGAGCCGCAGTACTTTGTTACGAATATCGAAAAGCTGAAAATAGACTTACTCGGGGAAGCAACTAAAAATGCCAGACTCAGAGCAAATGAGCTTTTGAAAAATAACGGAAGAAGTATCGGCGGAGTAAAAACTGTAAATCAGGGTGTTTTTCAGATAACAGGGGATAATACATCCGAGACTTCGGATACTGGTTATTATGATACATATTCTATTGAAAAAACTGTAAGAGCAGTAATATCTATTGAGTACAGGATAGAATAA
- a CDS encoding murein L,D-transpeptidase catalytic domain family protein — protein sequence MKKLILLSLLTFTLSIAAYSSEYFEDMFKIIDNNSSSLRSSMNIFDPSNEGIREEYMTLGLDKKLDFEVFKQAVDGFKRVKKKKRNVLTIIDFSSSSSEKRFYVIDFDKNKVLYDTYVAHGKNSGNNYATEFSNSIDSNMSSLGFYLTGYTYEGSNGYSLKLYGLEQDINDNAEARSIVIHGADYASPDFLRSNGHLGRSLGCPALPLDEYAQIIDELKGGSVVFIYAKDKGYQETSKYVEKEV from the coding sequence ATGAAAAAACTTATTTTATTATCATTATTAACGTTTACGCTTTCGATCGCAGCATATTCTTCAGAATACTTTGAAGATATGTTTAAGATCATTGACAATAACAGCAGCAGCTTGAGATCAAGCATGAATATTTTTGACCCGAGTAATGAGGGAATAAGAGAGGAATATATGACACTAGGCCTTGATAAGAAACTGGATTTTGAAGTTTTTAAACAGGCTGTGGACGGATTCAAAAGAGTGAAAAAGAAGAAAAGAAATGTGCTTACAATAATAGATTTCAGCAGTTCTTCATCAGAAAAAAGATTTTACGTAATAGATTTTGATAAAAATAAAGTGTTGTATGATACTTATGTGGCACATGGAAAGAATTCAGGAAATAATTATGCCACGGAGTTTTCTAACAGTATAGATTCTAATATGAGCAGTCTGGGATTTTATTTAACAGGATATACTTATGAAGGTTCAAATGGATATTCGTTAAAATTATACGGATTAGAGCAGGATATAAATGATAATGCCGAAGCAAGATCAATTGTAATTCACGGAGCTGATTATGCCAGCCCTGACTTTCTAAGATCAAATGGTCATTTGGGGAGAAGTCTCGGATGTCCTGCATTGCCCCTTGATGAATACGCTCAGATAATTGACGAGCTGAAAGGCGGAAGTGTAGTATTTATTTATGCAAAAGATAAAGGTTATCAGGAAACATCAAAATATGTAGAAAAAGAAGTATAG
- a CDS encoding toxin-antitoxin system YwqK family antitoxin: MKKLNLLFVFGLIFFTSFSEVNKNFKPKNVYETYDMIAEVYNTAFSTSANVSVDYNNQAVNLSDNTLYSGYYVDYYSSGSVKAIKNYKKGLLDGDSFLYSSKGGLEKIVSYKNGSKTGGETEYYDNGSPKAYREYVNGVQNGLEYNYDDTGLLKTVFTYKNGAKNGEAYKFSDGIVIEKELYVNNKLEGEAQSFYANGKKKSSGTFKNDYRDGKWLWYHPDGELKLEETYISGKVLGDIKGFFPDGSVERNISLVNGNGDFVQYYDNGILKAKGQFYNYSAAGEWFFYDKNGNLVTVNYF, encoded by the coding sequence ATGAAAAAACTTAACTTATTATTTGTTTTTGGTTTGATTTTTTTCACAAGTTTTTCTGAAGTTAATAAAAACTTTAAACCCAAAAATGTATACGAAACTTACGATATGATCGCAGAGGTCTATAACACTGCTTTTAGCACAAGTGCGAATGTCAGCGTCGATTATAATAACCAGGCTGTTAACTTAAGTGATAATACACTTTATTCAGGTTACTATGTAGACTATTATTCAAGCGGTTCTGTTAAAGCAATTAAAAATTATAAAAAGGGACTGCTTGACGGGGATTCTTTCCTATATTCATCAAAAGGCGGCCTTGAAAAGATTGTTTCTTATAAAAACGGAAGCAAAACAGGCGGCGAAACTGAGTATTATGATAACGGCTCTCCAAAAGCATACCGTGAATATGTTAATGGTGTACAAAACGGACTGGAATATAACTATGACGACACTGGTCTTCTAAAGACTGTTTTCACTTATAAAAACGGTGCAAAAAACGGTGAAGCTTATAAATTTTCTGATGGTATCGTCATTGAAAAAGAACTTTATGTAAATAACAAACTTGAAGGTGAAGCGCAGTCATTTTATGCGAATGGAAAGAAAAAATCATCTGGTACTTTTAAAAATGATTACAGAGATGGAAAATGGCTCTGGTACCACCCTGACGGTGAATTAAAGCTGGAAGAAACTTACATAAGCGGTAAGGTTCTTGGAGATATAAAGGGCTTTTTCCCTGATGGTAGTGTAGAAAGAAACATTTCCTTAGTAAATGGAAATGGTGATTTTGTTCAGTATTACGACAACGGAATCCTAAAAGCCAAAGGGCAGTTCTATAATTACAGTGCAGCAGGCGAATGGTTTTTTTATGACAAAAACGGTAATCTTGTAACTGTAAATTATTTTTAA
- a CDS encoding magnesium transporter CorA family protein: MLRYYRLNGHVKEIKNPLEYKEANLIKMVDPQYEDIYKISKKERIIHEYLKDSLDKNEIPRLENYKNQLFLLIRVPTEEDDVPGNLTFKTTPLGIILTPEKLVVIASEDVNIIDVVINNYGKKFESIRSFVMMILLATTKRYLKYLKTLNVNIIRAESKLRRTQSNQELINLMEIEKSLVYFTTSLKGNQMVMERLLSGRLSDSDEEKEFIRDVIIENNQALEMSQLYSSIVDSLTSAFSSIISNNLNIVMKALAALTIILNFPMLVSSVYGMNVPLPFQNQKYAFIIVIIISVTLTIMSTWYLIKRKWF, translated from the coding sequence ATGCTAAGGTATTACAGGCTGAACGGTCATGTAAAGGAAATAAAAAATCCTTTGGAATACAAGGAAGCCAATCTGATAAAGATGGTAGACCCGCAATATGAGGATATTTATAAAATTTCTAAAAAAGAGAGAATAATTCATGAGTATCTGAAAGATTCACTGGATAAAAACGAAATACCACGTTTGGAAAATTACAAAAATCAGTTATTTTTACTTATAAGAGTCCCGACGGAAGAAGATGATGTGCCGGGAAATCTTACTTTCAAAACAACACCGCTGGGTATAATACTGACTCCGGAGAAGCTGGTAGTAATAGCTTCAGAAGATGTAAATATCATAGATGTAGTTATAAATAATTACGGAAAAAAATTTGAAAGCATAAGAAGTTTTGTGATGATGATACTTCTTGCCACTACAAAAAGATATCTAAAATATCTGAAAACATTAAATGTGAATATAATCAGGGCGGAGTCAAAGCTAAGAAGAACACAGTCAAATCAGGAATTGATAAACCTTATGGAAATAGAAAAAAGTTTGGTTTATTTTACGACATCGCTGAAAGGGAATCAGATGGTGATGGAAAGGCTTCTGAGCGGCAGGCTGTCAGATAGTGACGAGGAAAAAGAGTTTATCAGAGATGTAATAATAGAGAATAATCAAGCGCTGGAAATGAGCCAGCTCTACAGCAGTATTGTGGACAGTCTTACAAGTGCTTTTTCTTCCATTATATCGAATAATCTAAATATCGTGATGAAGGCTCTCGCAGCACTTACAATAATACTGAATTTTCCAATGCTTGTATCGAGTGTATACGGGATGAACGTCCCGCTGCCTTTTCAGAATCAGAAATATGCTTTTATTATAGTGATAATTATCTCTGTTACACTGACTATCATGAGTACATGGTATCTCATAAAAAGAAAATGGTTTTAG
- a CDS encoding toxin-antitoxin system YwqK family antitoxin has translation MKKIHTLIFFIFITGMLFTKTHTYYYDKEWNRLKTPENAAYYREINDKKSSKGYSYTDFFINGRSKTSGYMKSFNNKSSISGNVIIYDFDGKTAEINSYLMGKKHGKSIKYYRNGTISNVAVYKNGMKHGKEIKYFENETVSYEANYKNNLLHGTEIFYKFNGDIITKIEYKYNKYDGKYIVYNKSFPILEITYKKGVKEGDYSEYFETGILKESAVYKKGKIENIKKEYYESGTVRSEINYKNGAVDGIGRYYYESGELLSEGLFSDGVRVGIWKTYNVNSKISFTENYSNNQEEIERIEYSPNEILEAKKYFSKGIPIGIWEFFDENGNKVIEAEFRDGERLAFRLLDLNGRVLEEVIYN, from the coding sequence ATGAAAAAAATACACACACTTATATTTTTTATTTTTATTACAGGCATGTTGTTTACAAAGACACATACTTACTATTACGATAAGGAATGGAACAGGTTGAAAACCCCGGAAAATGCAGCTTATTACAGAGAAATAAACGATAAGAAAAGCAGCAAAGGCTACTCATATACTGATTTTTTTATAAACGGAAGATCTAAGACCTCGGGATATATGAAAAGCTTTAATAACAAAAGCAGCATAAGCGGTAATGTAATCATATATGATTTTGACGGAAAGACAGCAGAAATAAATTCTTATCTTATGGGAAAAAAGCATGGCAAGAGTATAAAATATTACAGAAACGGAACAATAAGCAATGTTGCCGTATATAAAAACGGTATGAAACACGGAAAAGAAATAAAGTATTTTGAAAATGAGACTGTATCATATGAAGCGAATTACAAAAATAATCTTTTACACGGTACCGAAATTTTTTATAAATTTAATGGTGACATAATTACAAAAATAGAGTATAAATATAATAAATACGATGGTAAGTATATTGTTTATAACAAAAGTTTCCCCATACTGGAGATTACGTATAAAAAAGGTGTGAAAGAGGGCGATTACAGCGAATATTTTGAAACAGGGATTTTGAAAGAAAGTGCTGTGTACAAAAAGGGGAAAATAGAGAATATAAAAAAAGAATATTATGAATCAGGAACTGTAAGAAGTGAGATAAACTATAAAAACGGTGCAGTTGACGGGATCGGCAGATATTATTACGAAAGCGGGGAACTTTTGTCAGAGGGACTTTTTTCAGATGGTGTGAGGGTAGGAATATGGAAAACTTATAATGTGAATTCCAAAATAAGTTTTACGGAAAATTATTCAAACAACCAGGAAGAAATAGAAAGAATTGAATATTCACCAAATGAGATATTGGAAGCAAAAAAATATTTTTCAAAAGGTATTCCAATAGGAATATGGGAATTTTTCGACGAAAATGGGAATAAAGTAATAGAAGCTGAATTCAGAGACGGCGAAAGGCTTGCATTCAGGCTTTTAGACCTGAACGGACGGGTTCTTGAAGAAGTAATATATAATTAA
- a CDS encoding DUF4846 domain-containing protein has product MRKKKLTLLLIIFVFLLSCGKSGKADNVQENRSTNRTRETKTIVVPDGMTLDKRYNLPEGYTRMTFQEDSFAYYLQTFPVKKYGENVYYFDGREKPNKVHDSILDIDVGTQDLQQCADAIMRLRAEYLYKNKRYKEISFNFVNGFDANFDKWASGYRISNSANKSSWVKSGKEDYGYENFRKYLIMVFSYANTYSLDKQMKTKDIKDMVPGDVFIKPGFPGHAIIVMDVGQNKEGDKVFLLAQSYMPAQDMHILKNFNSKNSPWYSLEEIKQSLNTPEWTFTPDQFKTF; this is encoded by the coding sequence ATGAGAAAAAAGAAATTAACACTACTATTAATAATATTTGTATTTCTGCTTTCCTGCGGAAAATCAGGAAAAGCTGATAATGTACAGGAAAACAGAAGTACAAACAGAACAAGGGAAACTAAAACTATAGTTGTGCCTGACGGAATGACATTAGATAAAAGATATAATCTGCCTGAGGGATACACAAGAATGACATTTCAAGAAGACAGCTTTGCTTACTATCTGCAGACTTTTCCCGTGAAAAAATACGGGGAAAATGTATATTATTTTGATGGAAGAGAAAAGCCGAATAAGGTACATGACAGTATACTTGATATAGATGTGGGAACACAGGATTTACAGCAGTGTGCAGATGCAATAATGAGACTGAGAGCGGAGTATCTTTATAAAAATAAACGTTATAAAGAGATAAGCTTTAATTTTGTGAACGGATTTGATGCGAATTTTGATAAATGGGCGAGCGGTTACAGAATTTCCAACAGCGCAAATAAAAGCAGCTGGGTAAAAAGCGGAAAAGAAGATTACGGTTATGAGAATTTCAGAAAATATCTGATAATGGTATTTTCTTATGCTAACACGTATTCACTGGATAAACAGATGAAAACTAAAGACATAAAAGATATGGTTCCGGGAGATGTATTTATAAAGCCGGGATTCCCGGGACATGCTATAATAGTTATGGATGTAGGTCAGAATAAAGAGGGAGATAAGGTATTTCTTCTTGCGCAAAGTTATATGCCTGCACAGGACATGCATATACTAAAAAACTTTAACAGTAAAAATTCACCGTGGTACTCGCTGGAAGAGATAAAACAGAGCTTGAATACTCCGGAATGGACTTTTACGCCTGATCAGTTTAAAACTTTTTGA
- a CDS encoding pheromone cAD1 o protein, whose product MRKVVSVLLFLVIGFFSLAAMKDGSYSVEGRASGGWQPFMKMTIKNEKIINVQYDRKNSQGQLLSMDDKNFRDGSFALSRSLKSTQNVNTIENINNSELTNEFKTMANFLINKANSGQTGDFNLN is encoded by the coding sequence ATGAGAAAAGTAGTTAGTGTTTTATTATTCCTTGTAATCGGTTTTTTTTCTTTAGCTGCAATGAAAGATGGTTCCTATTCGGTTGAGGGGAGAGCTTCCGGAGGATGGCAGCCATTCATGAAAATGACTATAAAAAATGAAAAAATAATAAATGTGCAGTACGATAGGAAAAATTCACAGGGGCAGCTTCTTTCCATGGATGATAAGAATTTCAGAGATGGATCATTTGCATTATCAAGAAGTTTGAAAAGTACCCAGAATGTAAATACAATAGAAAATATAAACAATTCGGAGTTAACTAATGAGTTTAAAACAATGGCAAATTTTTTGATAAACAAGGCTAATTCAGGGCAAACAGGAGATTTTAACCTTAATTAG
- a CDS encoding nucleotide pyrophosphohydrolase produces the protein MTDYKISDLVKLIEKFRTSRGWAENDNPKNVAMGISVEAAELMEHFVWSDIPDSWETAKIQEVSDEIADVFISLISMTNMLDLDIYEIVSKKLKKLEKRYPEIDR, from the coding sequence ATGACAGATTATAAAATATCTGATTTGGTAAAATTAATAGAAAAATTCAGGACATCGCGGGGGTGGGCAGAAAATGACAATCCCAAAAATGTAGCTATGGGAATATCTGTAGAGGCAGCAGAGCTAATGGAGCACTTCGTCTGGTCAGATATACCGGATTCTTGGGAAACAGCCAAAATACAGGAGGTTTCTGATGAAATAGCCGATGTATTTATAAGTTTGATTTCAATGACAAATATGCTGGATTTGGATATATATGAAATTGTAAGTAAGAAACTAAAAAAATTGGAAAAAAGATACCCTGAAATAGATAGGTAA
- a CDS encoding histidine phosphatase family protein, translating to MLDILLVRHGQTKWNVEMRLQGTLDSDLTETGVFQAKKLGEKLEDIEFSKIFASPSGRTMKTAELVMGKRVSPIITDERLKEMNFGVLEGKKVETLEERFKEEIVVMHEKPEIYNPSEYNGETYKELMGRTSQFLDEIIQNEKGKVLVVAHGMSLMAIISAINNMEVKDFWSRGLKPNVSLTMYNYNNGLYGEKLFYDTSHYE from the coding sequence TTGCTGGATATACTATTGGTTCGACACGGGCAGACAAAATGGAATGTGGAAATGAGACTACAGGGGACACTAGATTCAGACTTAACAGAAACTGGAGTTTTTCAAGCAAAAAAACTGGGAGAAAAACTGGAGGATATTGAATTTTCCAAAATTTTTGCCTCGCCAAGCGGAAGAACAATGAAAACCGCAGAATTAGTTATGGGAAAAAGAGTCAGCCCTATAATAACAGATGAGAGACTGAAAGAGATGAATTTTGGAGTTCTCGAAGGGAAAAAAGTGGAAACACTGGAAGAAAGATTTAAGGAAGAAATAGTCGTTATGCATGAGAAACCTGAAATATATAATCCTTCTGAATATAACGGCGAGACATATAAAGAGCTTATGGGGAGAACATCACAGTTTTTAGATGAAATCATACAGAATGAAAAGGGGAAAGTACTTGTAGTTGCCCACGGTATGTCGCTTATGGCAATAATATCAGCAATAAATAATATGGAAGTAAAAGATTTTTGGAGCAGAGGACTAAAACCAAATGTTTCTTTGACAATGTATAATTATAATAATGGTTTATACGGTGAAAAGCTGTTTTATGATACTTCGCATTATGAATAA